The sequence below is a genomic window from Acanthochromis polyacanthus isolate Apoly-LR-REF ecotype Palm Island chromosome 14, KAUST_Apoly_ChrSc, whole genome shotgun sequence.
ACTTCCCTCTGAGTCGAAGTCCTCTGGGCTTGAAAATTGAGTCTCCTTTCACAAGATGAAGAGGAGGTGAAGGTTGGGAGTGAATGTGTGGGAGGAGAgtatcctgctgctgctctaacCAGCAGGCCGGAGCCTTGAAGTGGAAATGAGTGAAGaagaaaggtgtgtgtgtgtgtgtgtgtgtgtgtgtgcattcagGTGTTTTTGCTTAGCTCCAGGGAGTGTGTATTCAGTGGCGTTGTGTGCGTCTCTGCTCGAACTCGTGGCAGcgacattttatttttcctaaAGGATCACCTGAAGTCAACCTTTTGTCTTTGGCTGCAGCCAGTGGAGGGAGAATCCCAGAAAACTGACACTGCTGCACATCCCCGCTGTCAGATATGCAGGATGCACACTGCTATCCATAAAGATGATCTGCTTGTTATTCCTGTCTCATCCCTCTGTGCGTTTTTGTCAGCCGTGGCCTCTGATGTGCTCGGTCTCCTGGATGTGTGAGAAGCAGCTGCCAAGGGAGCCTTCGTCTTTCTTCATTCCACTTCTTCTCTGCCAACTAGTTTCATGCTACTCTGTGTGAACCCGGCGGTTTTCAAAACAATGTAAATGTTCTGTTCAGCGGTGACATTTCTGTGGCATTTCGGCGGGCTCCGTTGCACAAACGGGGTGATTAGCTGTCAAGAAACTCACTGGAGTCATTAGCAGCACACATGAGCCTGGGCTGTCAGTAAACGCTTTAAAAGCTGTCAGCCTCACGGTGAATCATTACTTTAACATGAAAACAGGAACGCCTCCTTGGTGATGTTCGACTGGGAGACTTTTACAAACTTAGGGTCTTACTGAAGTGTGCAAACATGTTTAAAGACTCGTCTCTGAACGTACATGAATGGAGGAGTCAGACAGGTGAGGCGGGCTGGCTTTGATCCTGGATGTGTGTCGTTATCAAGCCCATGGTGCCTGCTCCACTTTCCATTCCCTGTCTGCACCGTCTATTTTCAGCCTTTTGATTTGTATAGATGTGTAGACGATGTCGACAGAATACCAAGTAGATAATGAGCTTTCATTTCATTCGGGATGAGTAGAGGGACACGCAGCACCTCTGTGTTAATTCTATCATCAGGAGTATCAGTCTGTCCTTCACCGCGGAGGTTTCTCATAAGATATCCTGTATCATCAATTTCTAAAGTACTTTTTGTGCTTCTGATGCTTCCGAGGGCCCCCTGAGTACAACTTCAGCCTCAATTAGTTTCCTGCTGACCTTAACTGCCTCCACTTCCTGAGGAGTTTTCATCCGTTGGCTGCTTAACTCCAGCCTGGTTCCAGTCATCACGTCGCTCCAACACCAGCTCTCAGTGTTTAGATGATCGCTTCAAAGTTTGAAACGactatattttacatttttctaatgGCTTCCTGTGTTGGGGCAAATAGACGACCCCACAGATTATCACAAACGTTTTTGCTCAGATTAACAGAGCGTTTGATTTTATGGCCCACAAGTTAATTGTTCTGGTTCCGTCTTATGGTTTTTATTGGCTTTGTCAACAGACACAGGAGGCAGCTGTATTCAGATGAGATAAAGCGACTATAAGCCACTGGCACAGCACCAGACAAACAGAGTGTAGAACATGAACATGGTGGTGTAGTTAGGGGACTGAAACAGAGCGGGGAAGATTGGATTTGTCTTTCTGAgtgaatgctaatgttgctgctaaatgtgtaaataagcaGCATCTGTCAGGATtcacttctgtttctgttcatcCTGCAGGTTTGGGAAAAACTAAGAGGAAGACGAGCGCCCGCGATGCTTCGCCGACGCCCAGCTCGGACACGGAGTTCCCCTCCAACGGCAGCGGGGgcggaggaggcggaggagccGCGGAGAGAATCTACGACCTCAACATCCCCGCCGTGGTGAAGTTCGCCTACACAGCAGAGAGGGATGATGAGCTGACTCTGTTCAAGGGCTCCCGGGTGACCGTGATGGAGAAGTGCAGCGACGGCTGGTGGCGGGGCAGCCAGGCGGGCCGGGTGGGCTGGTTTCCCTCCAACTACGTCCAGGAGGAGCTCGGTGGGGCCGACGACCGAGGGGAGGGGGATTCCTCACAGGGCTACCAGGGAGGCTCTCAAGGAACTTTGTTGGCCAACGGGCGTGCAGGCGGCCGAGCCCCGGTCCTTCACCTGGTCCAGACCCTCTACCCCTTCAGCTCCGTGACAGAGGAGGAGCTGAACTTTGAGAAGGgagaggtgatggaggtggtgGAGAAGCCGGAGAACGACCCGGAGTGGTGGAGGTGTAAGAACTCGCGTGGCGTAGTGGGACTGGTACCTAAAAACTATGTGATGGTGCTGGACGAGCGGCCCGGCCCGCCCTCCTCCACGTCGAGCTCCCCACAGAACCGCTTCGTGGCTCCGGCTCGCTCAGGGAGGTTCGCCGGGAGGGACTGGTACTACGGCAACATCACCCGACACCAGGCCGAGTGCATCCTCAacgagagaggagaggagggcgACTTCCTCATACGAGACAGCGAGTCATCGGTGAGTCAGCGCGGTGAAGTCACGACAGAGTGGCGCTATGGAGGCTGGGGGAAGAAAATTTAATGAGTCCTACTAGAAAAAAAGACTGCAGTCCCAAAATAGTCGTTCCTGCGTGGCACAGTCTGGACccacatttttcacacagttTTAATAACGTTGAAGGGCTGACTAAGGGATTAAAAAAGTTCTGACACTTTTATCAATCACCTTCCACAGTTTAGAAGTGACCTTTAGGAGCAGCTGATGGGTTGGGGTTAGACCCATGGGTGTGCTCAGAGCAGGAACAGCTGGACGGATAGAGGATGTCACCTGCAGCTCCTTTTAACCCttctgtcgtcctgcaggtcaaattgacccgttttaaagtttgaaaatgtggggaaaaaaaatctattttcaaaacttccacattttcaacattttttggagggaaaaaaagaaatgttaaaaaaaatgttttctttaagaacattcagaaaaaaaatccaccaaaatccagcgaccgatttttttttttttctgaatgttcttaaagaaaacattagaaattttagtgatatatatatatttaatcactttggatattttgtgatttttttggggggggggggattttttattcattttttgaattttcttgccaaatttgggggatttttcaaaaatataacttttaagggaaaattttaaggaatttttggaattttcttcctcaatgttttgcaaattgtcagaaatttggggaatttttttgctgaatttttggattttttttgacaagggaacaattttttttgctgcctgtaaatgaggacaacaggagggctaatCATGCTTTGAAAAACCCTCCTAGGGGTTGTGATTTTCTTGATTgatttgtcagtgtttttggcTTTAGAGCCAAAGTGATGTCTTCTTTTATTTGGCATTCAGTTACATAAAACTAGAAAAAGCAGAGAATCATTGGTAGGAATAAATGGAGCTTTAAATAGAGAGTTTCTGCTCCAATTCCTAAATTTTC
It includes:
- the nck2a gene encoding cytoplasmic protein NCK2, translated to MTEEVIVVAKWDYTAQQDQELDIRKNERLFLLDDSKTWWRVRNTSNQTGYVPSNYVERKNSLKKGSLVKNIKDTLGLGKTKRKTSARDASPTPSSDTEFPSNGSGGGGGGGAAERIYDLNIPAVVKFAYTAERDDELTLFKGSRVTVMEKCSDGWWRGSQAGRVGWFPSNYVQEELGGADDRGEGDSSQGYQGGSQGTLLANGRAGGRAPVLHLVQTLYPFSSVTEEELNFEKGEVMEVVEKPENDPEWWRCKNSRGVVGLVPKNYVMVLDERPGPPSSTSSSPQNRFVAPARSGRFAGRDWYYGNITRHQAECILNERGEEGDFLIRDSESSPSDFSVSLKAVGKNKHFKVQLLDGVYCIGQRRFTSMDELVEHYKKAPIFTSEHGEKLYLVKALL